The following are from one region of the Fusarium verticillioides 7600 chromosome 1, whole genome shotgun sequence genome:
- a CDS encoding hypothetical protein (At least one base has a quality score < 10), with product MPLNGTSRYAHMRTPAWLNPSPQPSSDAQKERRRPNDALLSDPNSDILIDFNSHQGLYEAAKKKKTKTPSAPPPPPPPPPPADPPADDGQKDDNTGGDGGASGGDAAGGAGDGNGNGNSNSPPKPPTTFENINLGDKKLDLGLSPPDPRAIPVHGREIGFAPAPPPPPQESKAEENPWDKPKDKIGGIEEDDDGWGLGAKKEKKKASTLWGAEPDEGPKDGDDPWGWSGQKKKGKAGGILEELALDSDTASPNGKKDIWDTWGISKKDRAKKKGIMEEVALAAAPEPPSMEDQWGGWSGKKEHSQSSLWGAQDSIPAPAPDPPSFEDKDGDDFWSTFGTGKAKPSPEETSGWGAWGIGKKEPPKKEDDGWDLWGTGKKKKKAGDLIQIEDNIPPPAPDPVEAVGNDDLLDSWGFGKKPKKPAADPFDFKTSGADDPNDAFWGSIDNKKPNAHEFLIDATGEPYHDVEEGLRSKARDDVIWKNQQELDFIPLGGEVVERRELALSDCPPPISTPNICRTS from the exons ATGCCCCTGAATGGGACCAGCCGTTATGCCCATATGCGAACCCCAGCATGGCTCAATCCATCCCCTCAACCATCATCAGATGCACAGAAAGAACGCCGCCGACCGAATGATGCACTGCTTAGCGATCCTAATTCcgatatcctcatcgacttcaactcGCATCAAGGTCTCTACGAagcggcaaagaagaagaaaacaaaaacaccttctgctcctcctcctcctccaccaccgccgccgcctgCGGATCCACCAGCAGACGACGGTCAAAAGGATGACAATAccggaggagatggaggagcCAGTGGAGGAGACGCTGCAGGCGGCGCCGGCGACGGAAATGGTAATGGCAACAGCAACTCGCCCCCAAAGCCTCCCACAACATTCGAGAATATCAATCTTGGAGATAAGAAACTGGATCTTGGTTTGAGCCCACCAGATCCAAGGGCAATTCCAGTTCATGGGCGCGAAattggctttg CACCGgcaccgccgccgccaccacAAGAAagcaaggctgaagagaaccCCTGGGACAAACCTAAAGATAAAATAGGAGgaattgaagaagatgacgatggttGGGGCTTGGGtgccaagaaagagaagaagaaggcttccaCGCTCTGGGGCGCTGAACCCGACGAGGGACCAAAAGATGGTGACGATCCTTGGGGTTGGAGTGGTCAAAAAAAGAAGGGCAAAGCTGGTGGCATCCTGGAAGAACTTGCCCTCGATTCTGATACTGCATCTCCGAACGGAAAGAAGGATATTTGGGATACCTGGGGAATATCCAAAAAAGACcgggccaagaagaagggaatcATGGAAGAAGTTGCTTTGGCAGCTGCACCTGAACCCCCTTCAATGGAAGATCAGTGGGGTGGCTGGTCTGGGAAAAAGGAACATTCACAAAGTTCACTTTGGGGGGCTCAAGATTCAATacctgcacctgcacctgACCCCCCATCGTTTGAAGACAAGGATGGTGACGACTTTTGGAGTACTTTTGGCACTGGGAAGGCAAAACCTTCACCAGAGGAGACGAGTGGATGGGGAGCATGGGGTATAGGAAAGAAAG AGCCGCCTAAGAAAGAAGACGACGGTTGGGATCTATGGGGAACAggtaagaaaaagaagaaagctggCGACTTGATTCAAATAGAGGATAATATTCCTCCTCCCGCCCCCGATCCCGTCGAGGCTGTTGGCAACGACGACCTCCTCGACTCTTGGGGTTTtggcaagaagcccaagaaacCGGCCGCTGACCCGTTCGATTTCAAAACTTCCGGCGCCGATGATCCTAACGATGCTTTTTGGGGCTCAATagacaacaagaagcctAATGCACATGAGTTTCTTATCGATGCTACTGGTGAGCCAtatcatgatgttgaggaaggGTTGAGAAGCAAGGCTCGAGATGATGTCATATGGAAAAATCAACAGGAGTTGGATTTCATCCCCCTGGGCGGAGAAGTTGTAGAACGTCGAGAACTCGCCTTGTCTGACTGCCCTCCCCCAATATCAACCCCCAACATTTGTAGAACTAGCTGA